TATTCAAAACAAGGTACATCTTTGACAAATACAAACCATTGTTGTTTAAATAGTCTGTTAAGGACAAATTTTCGTCAAGTGGTTCATCAGCAGAGTTAGTCAGAGTTGTAAAACATTCATCGATTGTTTCtccgaaataacattttccttcaTTTGAAAAGAATAATCTCTATGTTCGTTCCTTAATTGCGGATAACAGTATGTTGTCCTCCACCATTATGAACCTATAACCACCACCGTTTTTTGAGACACAATAACAGCACGGCCTTTTTCAACATCGAATCTTTTCCACCGAACATGAACCTAGAACGTCAAGAAGTTCTCCATATAGCTacattgcaataaaatttgtttaaaaaaggatCAAAACTTGATTGAATTGGTGTGTATGTTCAGACTTTTGGAAATGAAAAACGAACACAACTCTTTAACGACGTTTCGGCCGTACGACGGCCATTTTCAAGTATAGCTATCtacaattgacaaattcaacactatatacaaaatatcgtaCGATATATCATCGTACGATCAAATATTCCGTAGGGGCAAGTCAAttatctgaaaatagaaataatggcaTTGATGCAATATTTCTATTAAGAATTGGCTTATCCCTACGGATTAACAAGCTTTCCTTCAAttccaaatcaaaattattagatgCGGAGGAGATAATagaaaaattatctaaagatggtctatttttacagaaaacaacATGCTCCAAAACCGCACTAGTGTTAATAGATTTGACGGATTTTCCAGTCAAGGCAGAAACGGCCATGTGTTCGCAGGCTCTAACTTTCAAATGTCGCATAGTTTTCCCATAATAGATGGCATTGCAGCCATCACACTGATATTTATATACGACTTTTGAACGCAGAGCCTTTGAAACACGGTCCTTAAACCGGAAAAAATTGCCAATTCTACAACCCGATTTGAAAATAACCCTAAGCTTACAGCACGGAAGATGcttatcaaatgttttaactaAGTGAGTTCGCAGTTTCAACGATATATTACCCAAATATGGCAAAATAATAAGAACTTCTAACTTAGGCACGGTACTGAAAACTTTCTTATCTTGAAACATTCTGTCGAGAAAAGACTTAATGCATTGATCAATCAAACTTGACGGGTAGCCATTTCTTAACAGAATGTTTCTAAGATCTTGCATTTCTAAGTGAAACCTAGAAAAATCGGAAACAATCTTAAATATCCGAAAAATCAATGTCCTTATCAAACCCGTTTTATATTCTTCCGGCAAAAAGCTGTTGTAATTCGTGTAAACGCCACTAAATGTAGGCTTCCTATAGATAGATGTAACAAACTTCGATTCATTGCGAGAAACAGATACGTCAAGAAACGGAAGAGTTTTATCGGCCTCGCACTCAGACGTGAAAGATATGTTGATGTGTTGCCTATTAAGATAGTCCTTAAATAGAGGCAAATGGTTAGGAGATGAGAACAACACAAAAACATCATCAACATATCTTCTATAATACACTGGCTTAAAGGATGATGGACAATTATCCAACCAAGTCTTTTCGTGGTGCGAAAGAAAAGCATTAGCAAGGCTGGGGCCAAGAGGTGATCCCATAGCTACCCCATCGACTTGCTTGAATAGTTGACCGTCAAACgtgaaataagaattttctGTGGCCAGAGAGAGGAGTTTACAAAAATCACTTTTGCAAAAATTACTGACTAGGTCAGTCTCTGAAAATAAAGAATCAGTACAAATATCTATAGTTTCTTGCAAAGgaatatttgtaaataaagaatcAACATCTAGGCTAGCCATAAACAAACTACTGTCCTGTTTACTAATTTCTTCAGCAAAGGAAAAAGAGCTGAAAACAGTATACTCATTAACTGTTAAGGGTGCCAAAAGTTGTACAAGAAACTTAGCCAAATTGTAGGTGGGTGTATCGATAGCCGATAAAATGGGCCTAAAAGGTGGACTTCCGTTAACAATAGATTTGTGAATTTTACATAAACCATATAATATTCCTAGCTTTGACCCAGCTGGTTTAAGTTTTTCATGTAATCTTCTTTCCAAGGAACCGTTGTCAAgcaaagttttcaaaactgcTGTAACTTTTTTCTCTTGATTGATGATAAAATTCAGCTCCTtctctttatcacatttaactttTGCAAACTTCGTTGTGTCATTCAAAATATCACTAATCTTGTTTACGTATATATCTTTATCGACAAGAACAACTGAATTTCCTTTGTCAGATTTTTTTGCGTTCAAAAGTCGTATATAAATATCAGTGTGATGGCTGCAATGCCATCTATTATGGGAAAACTATGCGACATTTGAAAGTTAGAGCCTGCGAACACATGGCCGTTTCTGCCTTGACTGGAAAATCCGTCAAATCTATTAACCCTAGTGCGGTTTTGGAGCATgttgttttctgtaaaaatagaccatctttagataatttttctATTATCGCCTCCGcatctaataattttgatttggaaTTGAAGGAAAGCTTGTTAATCCGTAGGGATAAGCCAATTCTTAATAGAAATATTGCATCAAtgccattatttctattttcagataaTTGACTTGCCCCTACGGAATATTTGATCGTACGATGATATATCGtacgatattttgtatatagtgttgaatttgtcaattgtaaatagctatacttgaaaatggccgtcgaacggccgaaacgtcgttaaagagttgtgttcgtttttcatttccaaaaggatCAAAAGCTTACAATTTTGTGGTAGCTAGATACCTGCGAGTTAATTTTTCACGTTTTTTCGCCTGATACACTTGTTACAGACTTAAGCTATTAGTCAACCTATAGCTACATAATATAAGGAGAATTTCAGACATGCATACCTACTTGACTTGTGCTATAAATTCATGACGACATGCAAATACCAAAAGCTTGGTAGTATACTTAGATTAGAGtaaaaaaataccttccttTCTTCAACTTTTCGTTCATTTTCTCCCTTCCTCCTGAATTTAAGTATTAAACCACTTAATCTTGCTTCTGTTTTCCTCTTATTTTCACCAACCATTATCTATTTGCTAAAAATCCCTTTCTGCTGTTCCCTTCACGTGTGTTTATATTGGTAGTGGCTAGATGCAGCGCGACTCAGAAccatcatatttttttcaaatacacTTCATCTCGGAGGTCACCCTCCATCAATGTTTTTTGTGGAGAAGTTCGAGCGGATAGATGAAACTTAAATTAAATCatcattttatcttttttttttaaaaaaaagtatgtaaaatgtaaataaaaacaatatataaaaaacgcTTAGTAAAATCATAATGATAAGAAAGAGAAATATACTGTTTTAAATGAACATTAACACTTTCCACACTTCCATTTAACAGCCTCGTCAtcgtttttaaatacttttaaaggAATGGACACACACTTTCTGTGATACCATTCCTCGCATTTACTGCAAACAGCCATGAACATCTTGCTGTCAGCTTCGGTGTCTCTAGTGAAAAATGGTCGAcgacaaacacaaaaaacatcCTGGTAACTGACCAACGCTCTGTTGGTCTTGCACCTTTTTTCTGTGCGAGGAAACGGCGAAAACTTTTCTTCAACCAAGCATGAAAGAAGATGTTTTCTCATTTTTGCAATGTCGAATTTTTGACCTACAGGAGTAACGCCAAACAATGCATCGACAAGAAAAGCTACGGCAAAAACTCCACAATCAATAgagttttttttgttgatggACAGGAGAAATGTTAACAGATAAGGTGCTTTCTGAAGTGAATGCGATATCGGCTATCTGCTTCCATACCGCTTCAGCAATTCTTCCAGCAAGTGAGTCGCAATAATATATCTAAATCAAGAAGAATAAAGAAACGTCTGCAATCTTTCTGGGGAAGTGATTGTTtttcattctattttttttcataatagtTGAGAACGTTAGACCAAACAGAACAGCAGTAGCAAGTTGGTTCTAAGCATAAAATTTGCTCACCTCTTTATCATCCAAGGAAAGCACAGCAGTCCAGTGATCTGCATGAAATAGTATCTgtgcaaaattttctttgtgaTGACTGAACCA
The genomic region above belongs to Hydractinia symbiolongicarpus strain clone_291-10 chromosome 4, HSymV2.1, whole genome shotgun sequence and contains:
- the LOC130642374 gene encoding uncharacterized protein LOC130642374; amino-acid sequence: MVGENKRKTEARLSGLILKFRRKGENERKVEERKHKSRASQLSENRNNGIDAIFLLRIGLSLRINKLSFNSKSKLLDAEAIIEKLSKDGLFLQKTTCSKTALGWHCSHHTDIYIRLLNAKKSDKGNSVVLVDKDIYVNKISDILNDTTKFAKVKCDKEKELNFIINQEKKVTAVLKTLLDNGSLERRLHEKLKPAGSKLGILYGLCKIHKSIVNGSPPFRPILSAIDTPTYNLAKFLVQLLAPLTVNEYTVFSSFSFAEEISKQDSSLFMASLDVDSLFTNIPLQETIDICTDSLFSETDLVSNFCKSDFCKLLSLATENSYFTFDGQLFKQVDGVAMGSPLGPSLANAFLSHHEKTWLDNCPSSFKPVYYRRYVDDVFVLFSSPNHLPLFKDYLNRQHINISFTSECEADKTLPFLDVSVSRNESKFVTSIYRKPTFSGVYTNYNSFLPEEYKTGLIRTLIFRIFKIVSDFSRFHLEMQDLRNILLRNGYPSSLIDQCIKSFLDRMFQDKKVFSTVPKLEVLIILPYLGNISLKLRTHLVKTFDKHLPCCKLRVIFKSGCRIGNFFRFKDRVSKALRSKVVYKYQCDGCNAIYYGKTMRHLKVRACEHMAVSALTGKSVKSINTSAVLEHVVFCKNRPSLDNFSIISSASNNFDLELKESLLIRRDKPILNRNIIAILENGRRTAETSLKSCVHVRWKRFDVEKGRAVIVSQKTVVVIGKCYFGETIDECFTTLTNSADEPLDENLSLTDYLNNNGLYLSKMYLVLNTRKREDASPPSNSMFGFDRDDAHNLPLPIPNLDFGNDFLVGCRRR